One Pseudomonas entomophila genomic window carries:
- a CDS encoding ArnT family glycosyltransferase codes for MPRLKTLGAERLALVALALLLIGAGIGWRQPMNVDEERFLGVALEMLQNGNWFIPHRAAEIYGDKPPLFMWTVALFTALTGLPKVALYLPGLLSAATITLVLHDLGRRLWNRRVGRIAALLFLATYQTYSILRTGQIDSFLCLWVALGFYGMVRHLLLGPAWGWFYLACAAMGLGIISKGVGFVPALMLLPYAWAVHRGWRGVVAMPGQGWRWSLGFIWLLAGCAVWLLPLLVSVAQGGGAAELAYLKEILLRQTANRYANAWDHREPFWYFFVKVIPKYWLPLILALPWLVPAWRKQLQKRDGRILLLLGWVALVLLFFSLSSGKRKLYIFPALPGLVLAIAPLVPWLFKRWFQQRPGWRKVFVTVAVVWFCLWFARGFIEPVKEGRNPHETLMADAARATGGAELVLVNWREGHWLFARQPIVHFGFSGKAVADSAVYWLRQHPKAFALIPAAELGRCFSADKARKLGDTSRHEWYVVGADADNGQCQAAPPAQVYHFTWAGTPGNLQAAKEGARQ; via the coding sequence GGCGTCGCCCTGGAAATGCTGCAGAACGGCAATTGGTTCATCCCGCACCGCGCCGCGGAAATCTACGGCGACAAGCCGCCGCTGTTCATGTGGACCGTGGCCCTGTTCACGGCCCTGACCGGGTTGCCCAAGGTCGCCCTGTACCTGCCTGGGCTGCTGTCGGCGGCGACCATCACCCTGGTCCTGCACGACCTCGGCCGGCGCCTGTGGAACCGGCGGGTCGGGCGTATCGCCGCGCTGCTGTTCCTGGCCACCTACCAGACCTACAGCATCCTGCGCACCGGGCAGATCGACAGCTTCCTCTGCCTGTGGGTGGCGCTGGGCTTCTACGGCATGGTCCGCCACTTGCTGCTGGGGCCGGCCTGGGGCTGGTTCTACCTGGCCTGCGCGGCCATGGGGCTGGGCATCATCAGCAAAGGCGTGGGCTTCGTCCCGGCGCTGATGCTGCTGCCCTACGCCTGGGCGGTGCACCGGGGCTGGCGCGGGGTCGTGGCCATGCCCGGCCAGGGCTGGCGCTGGAGCCTGGGGTTCATCTGGCTGCTGGCCGGCTGCGCGGTGTGGCTGCTGCCATTGCTGGTGTCGGTCGCCCAGGGCGGTGGCGCGGCGGAGCTGGCCTACCTGAAGGAGATCCTCCTGCGCCAGACGGCCAATCGCTACGCCAACGCCTGGGACCACCGCGAACCGTTCTGGTACTTCTTCGTCAAGGTCATCCCCAAGTACTGGCTGCCCCTGATCCTGGCCCTGCCCTGGCTGGTGCCGGCCTGGCGCAAGCAACTGCAAAAGCGCGACGGGCGTATTCTTCTGCTGCTCGGTTGGGTGGCGCTGGTACTGCTGTTCTTCAGCCTGAGCAGCGGCAAACGCAAACTCTACATATTCCCGGCGCTGCCGGGCCTGGTGCTGGCCATCGCTCCGCTGGTGCCCTGGCTGTTCAAGCGCTGGTTCCAGCAGCGGCCGGGCTGGCGCAAGGTGTTCGTCACGGTCGCGGTGGTGTGGTTCTGCCTGTGGTTCGCCCGAGGTTTCATAGAACCCGTGAAGGAAGGCCGCAACCCCCATGAAACCCTGATGGCCGATGCCGCGCGGGCCACCGGCGGCGCCGAACTGGTGCTGGTCAACTGGCGCGAGGGGCATTGGTTGTTCGCGCGTCAGCCGATCGTCCACTTCGGCTTCAGCGGCAAGGCCGTGGCGGACTCGGCGGTCTACTGGCTGCGCCAGCACCCCAAGGCCTTTGCCCTGATCCCGGCGGCCGAACTGGGCCGCTGCTTCAGCGCCGACAAGGCGCGCAAGCTTGGCGACACCTCGCGGCATGAATGGTATGTGGTCGGTGCCGACGCCGACAACGGCCAATGCCAAGCCGCGCCACCCGCCCAGGTCTACCACTTCACCTGGGCAGGCACGCCCGGGAACCTGCAAGCCGCCAAGGAGGGCGCCAGGCAATGA
- a CDS encoding SdiA-regulated domain-containing protein — protein sequence MTTQTLSTQRWRWWQRLNRWFLIGGVIVLVALSLIGIEAARSFWPQQLYAHLSNRWTGDTAPGQNIWLPAYQVVIDAKVVEQGLDNLSGITYDYDRDRLLAITNGTPMEILELSKQGDIQARYPLVGFQDTEGLAYLGNGRLAISDETLQRLDVITLPATPQPIQASQAQWITLEINPTLHNKGFEGVTYDARHDRLYAIKERGPRQLFEVTGMLAALNGGPLHLTVSDRRDWVKRSIFATDLSDGYYDPRTGHLLVLSDQSKNITELDGEGHFVSIRSLRAGIGGLRNNAPQPEGMTMDSDGNLYVVSEPNLFYLFKKP from the coding sequence ATGACCACCCAGACTCTATCGACCCAGCGTTGGCGCTGGTGGCAACGTCTCAACCGCTGGTTCCTGATCGGCGGCGTGATCGTCCTGGTCGCCCTGAGCCTGATCGGCATCGAAGCCGCACGCTCGTTCTGGCCGCAACAACTCTACGCCCACCTGAGCAACCGTTGGACTGGCGATACGGCGCCCGGGCAGAACATCTGGCTGCCGGCCTACCAGGTGGTAATCGACGCCAAGGTGGTCGAGCAAGGCCTGGACAACCTCTCCGGCATCACCTATGACTACGACCGCGACCGGCTGCTGGCGATCACCAATGGCACGCCCATGGAAATCCTCGAGCTGAGCAAGCAAGGTGACATCCAGGCCCGCTACCCGCTGGTGGGTTTCCAGGACACCGAAGGGCTGGCGTACCTGGGCAACGGTCGCCTGGCCATCAGCGACGAGACCCTGCAACGCCTGGATGTGATCACCCTGCCTGCGACACCTCAACCGATCCAGGCCAGCCAAGCCCAGTGGATCACCCTGGAGATCAACCCGACCCTTCACAACAAGGGCTTCGAGGGCGTAACCTACGACGCCCGCCACGACCGCCTCTACGCCATCAAGGAACGTGGCCCGCGGCAACTGTTCGAAGTCACCGGCATGCTCGCGGCGTTGAACGGCGGGCCCCTGCACCTCACGGTCAGTGACCGGCGCGACTGGGTCAAGCGCAGCATATTCGCCACCGACCTGTCCGATGGCTACTACGACCCGCGCACCGGCCACCTGCTGGTGCTCAGCGACCAGTCGAAGAACATCACCGAACTGGATGGCGAAGGCCACTTCGTCAGTATTCGTTCGTTACGTGCCGGCATTGGCGGGCTGCGCAACAACGCGCCACAACCTGAGGGCATGACCATGGACAGCGACGGCAACCTCTACGTGGTCAGCGAGCCGAACCTGTTCTACCTGTTCAAGAAGCCCTGA
- a CDS encoding ArnT family glycosyltransferase — protein MAPLAVERVHRPFWMLVLALIALLLFWGLGDLPFLSVNEARRAVTTREMQESGQWLLPSMNGQLYLSKPPLFYWLALLSAQLPGGLGEWSMRLPSALFAAACCLALYDLARRLGGPRLGLLAVTLLVANAGFSLFARRAEIEMTLTGLCLLAGYCAWRFLFVQGRRGWVWLSHGLLGAALLAKGPVCLLWVIAPVLAYALLSRDPRARAYLCDLPGWLLMLAVGGSWYLLVTLQEGWGIWGAILQEDILRKINGRGAEAWYAYLLYLGGDFFPFWLALLIRPRQLWRQIREQRPLMLLACFALVPLLVFSLFTEKHAKYLLPTYPAIALLLAWHWQALLEQARTRWQRWLLQGTPLLALAGFSLFYLMFEGKVFAHRVAALPQLHAVAQAYPGVPAHALEAPDMRLVYYLGRPVSTLPTQTAPTVPALLFVQGALPPALQALAPCTLVRVEPYLKRKRAATLLGLGPVCAGALQARH, from the coding sequence ATGGCGCCGCTCGCTGTCGAACGTGTGCACAGGCCGTTCTGGATGTTGGTGCTGGCTTTGATCGCCCTGCTGCTGTTCTGGGGCCTGGGTGACCTGCCCTTCCTGAGCGTCAACGAAGCCCGTCGGGCGGTCACCACGCGGGAAATGCAAGAAAGCGGGCAGTGGTTGCTGCCCTCGATGAACGGCCAGTTGTACCTGTCCAAGCCGCCGCTGTTCTACTGGTTGGCATTGCTCAGCGCGCAACTGCCCGGTGGCCTCGGCGAGTGGAGCATGCGCCTGCCCTCGGCATTGTTCGCGGCAGCCTGCTGCCTGGCGCTGTATGACCTGGCCCGGCGCCTGGGCGGCCCACGCCTGGGGCTGTTGGCGGTGACGCTACTGGTCGCCAACGCCGGCTTCAGCCTGTTCGCCCGCCGCGCGGAAATCGAAATGACCCTGACCGGGTTGTGCTTGCTGGCCGGGTATTGTGCCTGGAGGTTCCTGTTCGTGCAGGGCCGACGCGGCTGGGTCTGGCTCAGCCATGGGCTGCTCGGTGCGGCGCTTTTGGCCAAGGGCCCGGTGTGCCTGTTGTGGGTGATCGCCCCCGTGCTGGCGTATGCGCTGCTCAGCCGTGATCCACGCGCCCGGGCCTACCTCTGCGACCTGCCGGGCTGGCTGCTGATGCTGGCGGTCGGCGGCTCCTGGTACTTGCTGGTGACGCTTCAGGAGGGTTGGGGCATCTGGGGGGCGATTCTGCAGGAAGACATCCTCAGGAAGATCAATGGACGGGGCGCCGAAGCCTGGTACGCCTACCTGCTGTACCTGGGGGGCGATTTCTTTCCGTTCTGGCTGGCGTTGCTGATCAGGCCTCGCCAGCTATGGCGGCAGATCCGCGAGCAACGGCCGTTGATGTTGCTGGCATGCTTCGCGCTGGTGCCGTTGCTGGTGTTCTCGCTGTTCACCGAAAAACATGCGAAGTACCTGCTGCCGACCTACCCGGCGATCGCCCTGCTGCTGGCGTGGCATTGGCAGGCGCTGCTTGAACAGGCCCGTACGCGCTGGCAGCGCTGGCTGCTGCAAGGCACTCCACTACTGGCACTGGCCGGTTTCAGCCTGTTCTACCTGATGTTCGAGGGGAAAGTGTTCGCCCACCGGGTCGCGGCGCTACCGCAACTGCACGCGGTCGCCCAAGCGTACCCAGGCGTGCCGGCCCATGCACTGGAGGCGCCGGACATGCGCCTGGTCTACTACCTCGGCCGGCCGGTCAGCACCCTGCCCACGCAAACAGCGCCAACAGTGCCCGCCCTGCTGTTCGTGCAGGGTGCGCTGCCACCTGCCCTGCAAGCGCTGGCACCGTGCACGCTGGTCCGCGTGGAGCCCTACCTCAAGCGCAAGCGCGCCGCCACCTTGCTGGGCCTGGGGCCCGTGTGCGCAGGTGCGCTCCAGGCGAGGCACTGA